The Watersipora subatra chromosome 7, tzWatSuba1.1, whole genome shotgun sequence genomic interval TTGAAAATTGAGATAAAATGTAATAGCTGCGTGACCTATTGAGAATTGAGATGATAGCTGATCTTGCCGAATGCCGAATTTGTTACTATACTGTTTATTGTGTTTTAAACCATAATTTTGAACAGTTTTGACCTTGCTAAATGATAGAGTTAGTGTTGAACTGTAATTCGGAAAACCGAGAAATCTGCAATATACAGGCAAGGCAAGACTTGATGAAATTGTTACCACtactaccctggcagtctagtgtaccatgagagatcatcaggtgtaataactatgttcgcaattattccacaatgtaacaagatggctgttattattaatactagtacccaggtagtctagtgtaccatgagagatcgtcaggtgtaataactatgtgcacaattattccactatgtaacaagatggctgttattattaatactagtacccagGTAGTCtagtgcaccatgagagatcgtcaggtgtaataaatatgttcacaattattccactatgtaacaaaatggctgttattattaatactagtaccctggtagtctagtgtgctgtgaaagatcatcatgtgtaataactatgttcacaattattccacattgtaacaagatggttgttattattaatactagtacccaggtagtctagtgtaccatgagagatcgtcaggtgtaataactatgtgcacaattattccacaatgtaacaagatggttgttattattaatactagtaccctggtagtctagtgcgctgtgagagatcgtcaggtgtaataaatatgttcacaattattccactatgtaacaaaatggctgttattattaatactagtaccctggtagtctagtgtgctgtgaaagatcatcaggtgtaataactatgtgcacaattattccactatgtaacaagatggttgttattattaatactagtaccctggtagtctagtgtactatgagagatcgtcaggtgtaataaatatgttcacaattattctactatgtaacaagatggctgttattattaatactagtaccctggtagtctagtgtactgtgagagatcatcaggtgtaataattataCGTACATTTATACTGGTAATCCAGTGGTTAGTCAATTCACGCAGCAATTACAGCGTTAGTCTAAAATACTGAGCGTTGTGAGTTCAACTCCTAagcaatgcaatcttttttctcaacATCCCACCATAGTTTTAGACAGATATTCCTTACATCTGTCTAAAGGTCGAACACAGTTCTTGCTACAGTAAAGACTAGTGTTTGTGCAGAGAGACAAGTAAAATCTCTACACAATGCACTCTGGGGTTACGATGTTCCTCTTATGAGGTTTTTTGTCTGacgatgtggaacacgatgTCCCCCTCTGCTATTTGATACTTTTTCCGttatacgatatcaacaaatattatctCAAAATTCAATTTTGGCAGTCGGTGAGCTCAATACGTCGGAATAATGAAGATGCCGATATGTTATTCACTGACTTCCCTCTCCACTACGCATGAAAGAGATATAatgctcgctctctctctccctctctctccctctctccctctctctccctctctctccctctctctccatctctctccctccctctctccctctctctccctctccctccctctctctccctctctctctccccctctctctccctctctccccctctctctccctctctctcctcctctctccctccctctctccctctccctccctctctctccctctctccatctctctccctctctctctctccccccccctctctcccccattctctctctccctctctctccctctctctccccctctctctccctctctctccctctctctctccccctctctccatctctctccctccctctctctctccctctctctcagttcagcattctttgTATGCATATTAGTGAAAAGTAAGCGAAAGTGAATACATATGCACCCGCTCAAGTCATGTCATTCTAAAGAGAAatagaattttatttttcttttaatgatCATTAGATGAGCAAGCATGCGAGAGGCcactttcgagaacagcatcctTCGAATTTTCTTTTCGAATTTggttgaaaaaaatgttaatgaggtcagctaaaagttatagtgaaaacgaaaccagaaacagataggtgataaaattttagttgatggcaaaattaaagtttattaaaatacatactacaatTTAGCTTTAGGCGTGTATTTAGTAAATTACATTTATTCAAGttgaattcaatgtttatgttatacgagttcgtacgtctgtctcgaaggtaagaactccccacGGTATGCACTGctcatagtacattgtaatgtcacatttcattgcattttattttattaatttcataGCCACTAAACATACTAAAGatttgtaggtaactatagttgctaaggtaaacatactattttgaaactaatttttcatatgtacagtatgtatataaaatttcgATGTTTTTTCCGAGGGGTCTTTGCACTAGATAATAACTATGGGTTTTTACACCCCtttatacgacattttcgccttatgatgccaacacctGAACGAACTAATGTTATATAGGCGAGGTTCGACTGTATATCAAGTTAATTTATTCtgcattattttttgtatgtgaaGACTGGATGGTGGATCTAATATTGTTGTTTATAAATAGTATTTTGGAATAGTTGCATAGCTCAAGCCTGCATCATGACCCATAGAGGCGTATATTTCTGCAATTGCTCACCTGGCTGTTGTAAGCTCGCCTGAGTTTGTGAGTGACCTTCAGTTGTTAAATGTTGGCTTATACATACAGCCAGCTTTTAACAAATATTCCTATAGGAATACAATGTAAttgattttatttgtttcattttgaaACCTGTGAGGACTCATTGTATAAAAGtgtacagttacatgtattGATGTGATGAAGAAGCGCCTCCGTCATTGgatacacttccttatatcctccccatactgccttatactACCTTATCTAcgagctttacccactagctttatccagctttatttACTCACCGAAATTagcaagaccacctgtactgccttgagctcagacaccaatatagcctgagcctaacaattCCCATAATACAACAGACTCTTTAATAAATATTGTAGCTAATCACACAAAAGGTACTAGAGTAAAtaacattatataaaaattatgctatttgataaaataatgctttataacaaatacaattttatcTTCCGGCTATCTTAGAGATGCCGGAAAATGCCGGAAGGGCAGAGAAAGCTCCTCAAAAGGCATGTTTGAAAGTAGATGTGATGGTAGAGATCTGCTACCTAACTTCCCTTTGCTTAGACTAGGTAAGGTTAAAACTAACTTGCTTCCtatatttttcataattttgtattttgcgATAATTTGATCAGCTGATTCATGCACCATCTACCAATGGGTTGCAAAAGAACATCTGTTTTCAAAGAATTTAAACGTTTGGTTTGTTTCTTAAACATttcaaaaaagttattaaaaaattacaaataaaaaaattacaagtcgTACAAAATAGCAACAACAATTACAAGTCAGGAAGATggtcaattttaaaaatttcatctcAAAATTTTCCaagttgaaaaattttgaatcaTTAAATCCAATTACACGTGACAAGaaattcaaaatataaaaatttcaagTTATCAGAATTTCAAGTCAACAAAAACTAAAATctacaaattaaataaaactgcTGACTCTGCCAGAGGTCATGGGGTGAGTATAAGAAAAGAAATTACTGGTCAGAAGGATCTTCAGTGTGCACAACTTTCCAACCTCCCTACTAACATATAAATCATCTATGGTATAGTATAGTCTGTTTAAATAAACCATTTAGCCTTTGTGACATGGGTTTGAGTATTTAGCCTTTGTGGATTTAACCTTTATGACACGAGATTAGCTCTCCCAATCGCTTTCATATTCAGTTGTGTCACAAGATTCATCCGTCTCACCATTCATTTCTCTTATGCTAGCAATGGCCAGATGAAAAGTGTGTGTTTTATtgttatatctacatgtactatatatgtacatgtatatgtgtaccTAACAACCTAAACTGTCTGTTTGACTTTCATTGCAGAGCAATCATACTTGTCCGCCATCCCTTAGATGCTACCATCGCTGTCTTCAATTTTGGGCAATCAAAAGCTTCTCACACTAGAAAGGCAGACATCAAGCTGTTTATTGATTCTGATGGCAAGGCAACTGCAAGTAGGTCAAACCTAGTTACCTTTGTTTATACATGAGTTAGTAACTAGGGAGTTAACTTCATCTTTAGCAATGTTTATATACAAGTTAGTAACTAGAGAGTTAACTTCATGCTGAGCTATGTTTGTATACAAGTTAGTAAATAGAGAGTTAACTTCATGCTTAGCTATGTTTGTATACAAGTTAGTAAATAGAGAGTTAACTTCATGTTTAGCTATGTTTATATACAAGTTAGTAAATAGAGAGTTAACTTCATGTTAAGCTATGTTTATATACAAGTTAGTAACTAGGGAGTTAACTTCATGCTTAGCTATGTTTATATACAAGTTAGTAACTAGGGAGTTAACTTCATGCTTAGCAATGTTTATATACGAGTTAGTAACTAGGGAGTTAACTTCATGCTTAGCTATGTTTGTATACAAGTTAGTAACTAAGGAGTTAACTTCTTGTTTAGCTATGTTTATATACAAGTTAGTAACTAGGGAGTTATCTTCATGTTTAGCTATGTTTATATACAAGTTAGTAACTAGGAGTTAACTTCATGCTTAGCTATGTTTATACAAGTTAATAACTAGGGAGTTATCTTCATGTTTAGCTATGTGTCTACACAAGTTAGTAACTAGGGacttttcaaatatatattgcCCCATTTTAGAATGGAACAAGTATGCCCATGACCAGATACGCAATTGGGCTCGTTGCCTGCGTTACTGGATCAATACATTCAAAGGACCAAAACTCATCATCTTCTACGAGAATCTTTTATCAAATATGCAAGAAACGCTAATAGACATCCATCTTTTCCTCGGACTTGAGGTAAACCAAAAAAGACTGCATTGCACCGTTGAATCAAACAAGCACCAAAGATTCCACAGGAGAGTGAGTTCAACATTTACCATGCTTGGATATTTGGAAACAGATGCGCCTTTTATATCAGAATCTTAATAGAAATTTATCAGGTTTCTTTGAACAAAGCACTTGAGCTCAGTTCAGTTGGCCTTTGAACCTCAACAATATACTGATTGATGATTGGCCTAGATAAATCTGTGTGCTCTTATTGCAGCAATGGTAAAATCTCTGGATTCAGCCATCCAGACAGGTTGTTGGGGTAGTAAAGGATGCCTGTAGGACTCTTTTACTACCCCCATACCTGAACTCCGAGAAACAACTCAGTATATTTGAGTATCAGAAATGTGTAATTGTTTTACTTGCTGTGTGTATGCACATGCAGACACGAGTAGGCGCTAGTGAGCTCTGCCATCAGCATGTCTTTGCTGGCCTTCAGGAGTACCGACAGGGCGGCGTAAGCCTCGCCCTCTTCCGACTCAGCATCGGGGTGGGCACTGAGTCGAGCTGGGCTGAGCTGAATCAGTGGCCCGGTCATAGGGCCGGCTAGCTACCACCGcagaacaaaacatttttctggCCGTTTTCTCAAATGAAAATCAGCATATTGATTTCCAAAAGCTACTCAGCTATGAGCACAACCACTGAATTACCATCAGTTCCAAAAGCAGCAAGTAGAGTGGATGATGGATCCTCACCAGATGCTGGTAGATTGCATCTAGAAACAACATTCACAATCCTATTGCTGCTGCCACATCTACCAATCACCGCAGGGATTAGGGGTGCAAGCAGCGGCTATGCATGGATTCGACGTATAAGACGGCCATGTCTACATCCATGATCTTGACCGTCTCCTCTGTAACCCAATGGCAAGGAGGGCGAACTAATGAAGAAGTTGGCTGCGGTGAATCGCCATTGGTTCAATCTGAACTTATCTGGCTTGTGAGATAAGTGTGTGCGTAACTATTGTTAGTTGAATTAAATGTATGCAATTGGCTTCAACAAACACAGATGAAAAGGTCACAAGGTCAAATATGCACAAAATTTGTGTTTCAGTTCGAATATCAAGTTATGAACCTGTTATTCTTCTCCTGATTTTCCaaaactgatcataggtagtgcTGCCTCTGCACTGACTTATTACGCTGACTTATTACGCTGACTCTCTCTGCGAATGATGGACAATGTTGTGTTGCAGGATCATCATGATAAAAGACTGTTGTACGATGCAAGCATGCTAGAGGAAGCGGAGAAGGCTCTAGAAGATATACAAAATCTCATATCCGCTAACTACACACACATACGACCGGGCTTCAGGCTTCCTCCTAATTATGCACCAAGTCTAATCAAACGTGACTTCTCAATCGCACCTTAGACATGTTTCTATTGATCCACAAACATCATACAACCTGTTTTCATCAAGTATttcttttgttgattttataaaCACCAGTTTAAGCCCTCAGCTCAGGCAATCATGTAGTTCGCGATTAAAACTTTACAAACTGCTGGTTTATAGAAACATTGAGAAACATTCAATGCTGTTCATTTCTAGTTCAATATATACTTTtcattaatatatttatgtgtacATAAGACTTAGAAACATTCCTTGCAGATGCCACATTACATAAttgattatttttgtttatttgaaTTTCATTATACATTGCACATTGTACAAAGTGTTCATTATCAGAATAGTGATGACTAGCTATGGTAGAATACTATGTAGTACATAAGATGAACAACGGGTTATATATTTGTCTATCTAATAtgaatgtttttgttatttttaatatattgtttGACAGTGAACTACAGTTAACGCTGTCTCAGAGAAATCTCTTGAAAAATCTGAAGAAAAAGTATTAATCTTCGTATATCCCTATTTGAGAGTGTGACTCTTGGAAATTGTTTAAGGGGAGTTCTGCTACAGCAAAACCTCGACTTATGATTACTTTGACACACAGAATTTTCAGCATACCACCTGTTACATAGTACATCCTACATACTGCACAGTACATAGTACATCCTACATACTGCACAGtacatactacatgtacatagtaaaTCCTACATACTGCACAGTACATAGCAAGACCTACACACTGCACAGTACATAGTAAATCCTACATACTGCACAGTACATACTACATAGTATATCCTACATACTGCACAGTACATCCTACATAGTACATACTGCACAGTACATACTACAT includes:
- the LOC137400262 gene encoding WSCD family member AAEL009094-like, whose product is MVTVIESTLERREAGGRERRIALKSKVSHSFQNATTAKAAKDDGKLGEELSCDDLEEPTFFPPNVHPLTALTSFPGSGNTWTRLIITSATGIITGDVYKDGSFRAVKEFSFRHDDTAVAIKTHHPFLDDNNGPDPLAPARRYWERAIILVRHPLDATIAVFNFGQSKASHTRKADIKLFIDSDGKATAKWNKYAHDQIRNWARCLRYWINTFKGPKLIIFYENLLSNMQETLIDIHLFLGLEVNQKRLHCTVESNKHQRFHRRDHHDKRLLYDASMLEEAEKALEDIQNLISANYTHIRPGFRLPPNYAPSLIKRDFSIAP